One segment of Desulfosudis oleivorans Hxd3 DNA contains the following:
- a CDS encoding C25 family cysteine peptidase, with translation MKKTGFRQLVFGLVLSFWLLGPAHAGWIAAGSHKAGPPALETVRSDSSGMVIDLDIPGLHITETLRDGMVYHGISVPGGGRLSGIGKPSLPFVSRYVAVPQGATASVRVMDARFEEMTGYNVVPAQAPLPESNTAKGPPFEKDRVAYGENGFFPRQVAQLEGPVSIRGCETSLLQLFPVQFNPVSQTLRVYSRITVQLTFDGGTRRFIDRRKHSRSLAPVFEGLFLNAPLEMDSPPLTKADDRSVTAKSATDDAALLLIISPPELVAAADRLANWKRAQGILTEVRTTGQTGTTAAEIQAFIQDAYDTWSIPPSYVLLVGDVEFIPTHRGDGCGTDLYYATVDGDDYFPDLSLGRLSVDTLDQAIKRVEDIIRYELSPPAGEGFYQNAAIVAYFQDTSPPYNYADRRFLQSAEDMALFFSDPAYLNAYDVDRIYYTGYRSPQNWNNDSWNFGTTGVLSGGPGDSIPFYLLESNGFAWDGDAVDISTAVNAGRFLVTYRGHGQTSRWDSVTYTTSDVSGLLNQDLLPVVFSVTCLSGKFDMESVGNNTPCFSESWERNPDGGAVGVVAASETTYSGHNDRLFWGWMEALWPNFPEDYHPSDTPFDQPAWEMGPVFNYGKYYYATWYEEERYRKLEFERFHWFGDPTMRLWTGVPQDLTVSDYAIDAGSGGLEITLGQAGAVICVSRDGVILGKGVSSGGTDLVACAPPLAADDAILVVVTKPNFRPFVAVTEEDADALPTLLEILTGTSPHDGDTDDDGIADDVEDGNLNGLVDEDETDPRNIDTDGDGIQDGTEKGKTLANIPDDTNRDVFVPDLDDTTTTDPLNSDTDGDCAFDGQEDANANGRLDDDETDPNVYDNLAPPVANAGAAQSVREGTTVRLDGAGSYDACQTLLSFFWEQVSGPSVTLSDSATSRPTFTAPTVGSAGTALVFRLTVDDGDFFDTDTCQVTVTDTPPPSEDDDDSDDDDDNDDSDPPPAEGGGGGGCFVETVLSLK, from the coding sequence ATGAAAAAAACAGGTTTTCGGCAGTTGGTTTTCGGGCTGGTTCTGAGTTTTTGGCTTCTGGGACCGGCCCATGCCGGGTGGATTGCCGCGGGCAGCCACAAGGCCGGGCCACCGGCCCTTGAAACTGTCCGGTCAGATTCTTCCGGAATGGTGATCGATCTTGATATTCCCGGTCTCCATATAACGGAAACCCTGCGCGACGGCATGGTGTACCACGGCATATCAGTGCCGGGCGGGGGCCGTCTTTCCGGTATCGGCAAACCGTCCCTGCCTTTTGTCAGCCGGTATGTGGCGGTGCCGCAAGGCGCAACCGCTTCTGTCAGGGTGATGGATGCCCGGTTTGAGGAGATGACCGGGTATAACGTGGTTCCGGCCCAGGCCCCACTGCCGGAAAGCAACACCGCAAAGGGCCCCCCTTTTGAAAAGGACCGGGTCGCCTACGGAGAAAACGGGTTTTTCCCACGGCAGGTGGCTCAACTGGAGGGGCCTGTCTCCATTCGGGGGTGTGAAACATCCCTGCTGCAGCTCTTCCCTGTGCAGTTCAATCCGGTCTCCCAAACCCTGAGGGTCTATTCCCGCATCACCGTTCAGTTGACTTTTGACGGGGGAACCCGTCGCTTTATCGACCGGCGGAAGCACTCCCGGTCCCTGGCCCCGGTTTTTGAGGGCCTGTTTTTAAATGCCCCCCTGGAGATGGACAGCCCACCCCTCACAAAAGCCGATGACCGGTCAGTAACCGCCAAAAGCGCCACCGACGATGCCGCGCTTCTGTTGATTATCTCTCCGCCGGAACTGGTCGCCGCAGCCGACCGGCTGGCCAACTGGAAACGGGCCCAGGGTATTTTGACCGAGGTGCGGACCACCGGCCAGACCGGGACCACCGCAGCAGAAATACAGGCGTTTATTCAGGATGCCTACGATACATGGTCCATACCCCCCTCTTATGTGCTGCTGGTCGGGGATGTGGAGTTCATTCCCACTCACCGGGGGGATGGGTGCGGCACCGATCTGTATTATGCCACGGTGGACGGGGACGACTATTTTCCGGATTTGAGCCTGGGCCGGCTCTCCGTGGACACACTGGATCAGGCCATCAAGCGGGTTGAGGATATTATCCGGTATGAACTTTCTCCGCCTGCCGGGGAGGGGTTTTATCAGAACGCGGCCATTGTGGCCTATTTCCAGGATACCAGCCCTCCTTACAATTATGCGGACCGCCGGTTTCTCCAGTCCGCCGAGGATATGGCCCTCTTTTTTTCTGACCCGGCCTACCTGAACGCCTACGATGTGGATCGGATTTACTATACCGGATACCGATCTCCCCAGAACTGGAATAACGATTCCTGGAATTTCGGCACTACGGGCGTGCTTTCCGGCGGCCCCGGCGATTCGATACCGTTCTATCTGTTGGAGAGCAACGGCTTTGCCTGGGACGGCGATGCCGTTGACATATCAACGGCCGTAAACGCGGGCCGTTTTCTGGTAACCTACAGGGGTCATGGCCAGACCAGCCGGTGGGACAGTGTCACCTATACCACCTCCGATGTTTCCGGCCTGCTAAATCAGGACCTGCTGCCCGTGGTATTCAGCGTCACCTGCCTGTCCGGCAAGTTTGACATGGAAAGTGTGGGTAACAACACCCCCTGTTTTTCCGAATCATGGGAGCGCAACCCGGACGGCGGGGCCGTCGGTGTTGTGGCCGCCTCTGAAACCACCTACAGCGGCCACAACGACCGCCTGTTCTGGGGGTGGATGGAGGCACTGTGGCCCAACTTTCCGGAGGACTACCATCCTTCAGACACGCCGTTTGACCAGCCTGCATGGGAAATGGGCCCGGTGTTCAACTACGGCAAATACTACTATGCCACCTGGTATGAAGAAGAACGTTACCGAAAACTGGAGTTTGAGCGCTTTCACTGGTTCGGCGACCCCACCATGCGGCTCTGGACAGGGGTTCCTCAGGATTTGACGGTTTCCGATTATGCCATTGACGCCGGGTCTGGGGGCCTGGAGATCACCCTGGGCCAGGCCGGAGCCGTGATCTGCGTTTCGCGGGACGGCGTTATCCTGGGCAAGGGCGTCTCTTCCGGCGGCACTGATCTTGTGGCCTGTGCCCCGCCCCTGGCAGCCGATGATGCCATCCTTGTGGTTGTTACCAAACCGAATTTCCGGCCCTTTGTGGCTGTGACCGAAGAAGACGCGGATGCGCTGCCCACGCTGCTGGAAATCCTCACCGGCACCAGCCCCCATGACGGAGACACCGATGACGATGGCATTGCCGACGATGTGGAGGATGGCAATTTAAACGGCCTGGTGGATGAAGATGAGACCGACCCCCGGAACATCGACACCGACGGCGACGGGATCCAGGACGGCACGGAGAAGGGGAAAACCTTGGCTAATATTCCCGATGATACAAACAGGGATGTATTTGTGCCTGACCTTGACGACACCACCACCACCGATCCGCTCAATTCTGACACCGACGGAGACTGCGCGTTCGACGGCCAGGAAGATGCCAACGCCAACGGCCGGTTGGACGATGATGAAACCGATCCGAATGTTTACGATAACCTGGCTCCGCCGGTGGCCAATGCCGGTGCCGCTCAGTCCGTTCGGGAGGGGACAACCGTCCGGCTGGACGGGGCCGGCTCATACGATGCCTGTCAGACGCTGCTCTCTTTTTTCTGGGAGCAGGTGTCCGGGCCGTCAGTAACCCTTTCCGACTCCGCAACGTCCCGTCCCACCTTTACCGCGCCGACGGTTGGTTCAGCCGGGACTGCGCTGGTGTTCCGTCTGACCGTGGATGATGGTGATTTTTTCGATACCGATACCTGCCAGGTAACGGTTACCGACACACCGCCGCCGTCTGAGGATGATGACGACAGCGATGACGATGATGATAATGATGATAGCGATCCGCCCCCCGCGGAGGGCGGTGGGGGTGGTGGCTGTTTTGTCGAAACCGTGCTGTCGTTGAAGTAA
- the manA gene encoding mannose-6-phosphate isomerase, class I, which yields MGNIKLLENTVQTYAWGSRTAIADLLGKPSPSARPWAELWMGAHPSAPSKVQEKEGGVTLIDFIARHPEQTLGPDAARMFGNQLPFLFKVLAAETPLSIQAHPDKVQAEQGFERENQAGIPLNTPHRNYRDANHKPECLCALAPFTALCGFRPVSDILELFFLLLPENEIVRLTPDLANRSAPEGLRLFFTQLLELPADRKAAVLGCAVNHAENLLDRDPAFQWIVRLNRIYPGDIGVLAPALLNLVTLEPGQALFLPAKTLHAYLHGTGLEVMASSDNVLRGGLTAKHVDSAELVRILSFEPMTPQGVIPVAVSDCEVLYPVPSREFGLSVIDAGKGPCLAESHGSAEIILCVGGTAVVTEERTGDVITLQSGASAFVPACTGRYKITGDSRIFRAFIPA from the coding sequence ATGGGTAACATCAAGCTGCTGGAAAACACCGTGCAGACCTATGCGTGGGGCTCCCGCACCGCCATTGCCGATCTGCTTGGCAAACCCTCCCCGTCAGCCCGTCCATGGGCCGAGTTGTGGATGGGGGCGCATCCCAGTGCCCCGTCCAAAGTTCAGGAGAAGGAGGGGGGCGTTACCCTGATTGATTTTATCGCCCGGCATCCTGAACAAACGCTTGGTCCGGATGCCGCCCGGATGTTCGGCAACCAACTGCCCTTTCTGTTCAAGGTGCTGGCCGCGGAAACCCCGCTTTCCATTCAGGCCCATCCCGACAAGGTTCAGGCCGAACAGGGGTTTGAACGGGAAAACCAGGCCGGCATTCCCCTGAATACCCCCCATCGAAACTATCGGGATGCCAACCACAAGCCCGAGTGTCTCTGCGCGCTTGCCCCTTTTACCGCATTGTGCGGTTTTCGACCTGTTTCCGATATTCTAGAGCTTTTTTTTCTGCTGCTGCCGGAAAACGAAATCGTCCGGCTGACCCCGGACCTTGCCAACCGGTCGGCACCTGAAGGGTTACGGTTGTTCTTCACTCAACTGCTTGAACTGCCCGCGGACCGGAAAGCGGCAGTACTGGGCTGTGCCGTGAATCACGCGGAAAACCTTCTTGACCGGGATCCCGCGTTCCAGTGGATCGTGCGTTTAAACCGGATATATCCAGGTGATATCGGCGTCCTTGCTCCCGCGCTGCTGAACCTGGTGACCCTGGAGCCGGGTCAGGCTCTCTTTCTCCCGGCAAAAACCCTTCATGCCTACCTTCATGGAACCGGCCTGGAGGTGATGGCCAGTTCGGATAATGTCCTGCGGGGCGGGTTGACCGCCAAGCATGTGGACAGTGCTGAGCTGGTCCGGATTCTCTCTTTTGAACCGATGACCCCGCAGGGGGTGATACCTGTTGCGGTCAGCGATTGTGAGGTTTTGTATCCTGTGCCGTCCCGTGAATTCGGCCTGTCCGTGATCGATGCCGGGAAAGGTCCCTGCCTGGCTGAAAGTCATGGCAGTGCGGAAATCATACTGTGTGTCGGTGGAACAGCGGTCGTTACAGAAGAAAGAACCGGTGACGTCATCACCCTGCAAAGCGGTGCCTCCGCCTTTGTGCCCGCTTGTACCGGCCGGTATAAAATCACCGGCGACAGCCGGATTTTCAGGGCCTTTATCCCGGCCTGA